From one Bacteroides intestinalis DSM 17393 genomic stretch:
- a CDS encoding C10 family peptidase, which translates to MKKKTLFPFMGLFIIFLLSSCNNDYDVQRDDATSRVDSNFVSLKNAKSIATTYEFTNLKTRSKIGKKNIASIYSLKKKSGLPEMYVVNYEGGGFLVISADKRVNEILAYSEDSSFPIDDNVEMPEGVASWMDGYAFLVDSIRKYNVTNFLENGLAIDSKTRTRALGELPLGEWGACNKGQSDVRFCAYDGDDLEPYFYFVPAIIHTNWDQGVGYNDLLDNMGCSTYSNGRPPVGCVAVAMAQIMRNYQLPTSFNWAAMPNTQGAYATQVLMKDIGTKVKMQYDCSGSGAYDSDALAAFKQYGYKNAKFIDCDNGDDVMNIWRQLIKGSPVYASGLRDADNAHAFYIHGIEITQVFRCTMDYEADRMTTYPYITKAYYFINWGWGGRYNGLFLRGNFEPISGHNYNKKMRFIGDFN; encoded by the coding sequence ATGAAAAAAAAGACATTGTTTCCTTTTATGGGATTATTTATCATTTTCTTGTTATCGTCATGTAACAATGATTATGATGTTCAAAGAGATGATGCTACGAGCAGAGTTGATAGTAACTTTGTTTCTCTGAAAAATGCTAAAAGCATAGCTACTACTTATGAATTTACTAATTTAAAGACAAGGAGTAAGATTGGAAAAAAAAATATAGCAAGTATATATTCTTTGAAAAAAAAATCAGGTTTGCCAGAAATGTATGTAGTAAATTATGAAGGGGGAGGATTTCTTGTTATTTCGGCAGATAAGCGAGTCAATGAAATATTGGCATATTCTGAGGATAGTTCATTTCCTATAGATGATAATGTAGAAATGCCAGAAGGTGTGGCAAGTTGGATGGACGGATATGCTTTTTTAGTAGATTCGATTAGGAAATATAATGTCACAAACTTTTTAGAGAACGGTCTTGCTATTGATTCGAAAACAAGAACTAGGGCTTTGGGAGAATTACCTCTTGGTGAATGGGGTGCGTGTAATAAAGGACAATCTGATGTAAGGTTTTGCGCATATGATGGGGATGACTTAGAACCATATTTCTATTTTGTACCGGCAATTATTCATACTAATTGGGATCAAGGTGTGGGGTATAATGATCTGTTAGATAATATGGGGTGTAGTACTTATTCCAATGGAAGACCACCTGTGGGTTGTGTAGCGGTAGCTATGGCTCAAATTATGCGTAATTATCAATTGCCAACTTCGTTTAATTGGGCGGCGATGCCTAACACTCAGGGAGCTTATGCAACGCAAGTTCTCATGAAAGATATAGGTACAAAAGTAAAAATGCAATATGATTGTTCTGGGTCAGGCGCATATGATAGTGACGCCTTAGCAGCTTTTAAACAATATGGATATAAAAATGCTAAGTTTATTGACTGTGATAATGGAGACGATGTTATGAATATCTGGAGGCAGTTAATAAAAGGGTCTCCTGTATATGCTAGTGGATTGCGTGATGCTGATAATGCACATGCCTTTTATATTCATGGAATTGAAATTACGCAAGTGTTTAGGTGCACTATGGATTATGAAGCTGATCGAATGACTACTTATCCATATATTACTAAGGCTTATTATTTTATAAATTGGGGTTGGGGAGGTCGTTATAATGGACTTTTTCTTAGAGGTAACTTTGAACCGATATCAGGACATAATTATAATAAAAAAATGCGTTTTATTGGGGATTTTAATTAA
- a CDS encoding choice-of-anchor J domain-containing protein has translation MKKNIVFSMCASLLFLASCDYNKDNFPGYDELAIPKDVQNVELSLADGDYKKVAGLESNIKLAASKEDPEGINFPAALEAMGSNKYFTETAPASWYLPAYLESLYPYLSDESKVTVTFNNAEKLPEYLTDFNGISTYELTSGDYKTVWGETVSASFLSPSTVSKIPALLKQAVENPADGAMRMVNYAYSETEPSIGGGGVIPNVYQKVSGMAAEGGNYVFVAPDKEGKLIPFGRLQDETKSYGYMAGTAVTVTDGLISSDVSNYVLTVTPTATGYSLQRPDEKFIYLSGTYNSFNLGTLPAVGGDWKFSQNADGTTSIVNVEKKKTVKLNEYNGSYSYGCYPPSTFGIYLNASMKGSDGDFTFQNIKLEGVTYAWKYDSQNNYWKASAFAGGVNNPTESWLVSTEIDLSGATTPSLSFDAAINFLNGNNRADFIEAKISADYVDNVTTATWATLNATWSEGKNWTFVNSGAIDLKDYVGKKVRLAFAYKSTSACAPTIEIKNISVTEPKNGYYADVYLYKEVPENEVETASAMMFASTRAAAKYNTSAVYRYDAATSTWKEYTTPDVTVAVLQPADYAKMGATYVSKPGETLPIYLKNAYPYAQADLTVAVVYYSSSSQAISATEFVYDGATWMETAKVMPTTMLFIKANGVWNEARVYYANTFIGDEGGCTIQDVELGGKDYVWILDAKYGWKATGYLGGNKTTESWLLIPEINLKGALTPVLRFEAGLNYLYGAKAEDYISVCVSTDYTNDVTTATWEKLEFATWPNSFTFIPMEADFSKYNDKVIRIAIKYTSDATCASTFEVKNFSLQEE, from the coding sequence GGCTCAAACAAATATTTTACGGAAACCGCACCAGCGTCATGGTATTTGCCTGCTTATCTTGAAAGTCTTTATCCCTATTTGAGTGATGAGTCGAAAGTGACGGTGACTTTCAATAACGCTGAAAAATTGCCAGAATATCTGACTGATTTCAATGGTATTTCTACTTATGAACTTACTTCCGGTGACTATAAAACGGTATGGGGTGAGACTGTTTCTGCTTCATTCCTGTCTCCGTCTACAGTTAGTAAAATTCCTGCCCTCCTAAAACAGGCTGTAGAGAATCCTGCCGATGGCGCTATGCGTATGGTCAACTATGCCTATTCTGAGACAGAGCCGAGTATTGGCGGCGGCGGTGTAATTCCGAATGTTTATCAGAAAGTATCAGGAATGGCGGCTGAGGGAGGTAATTATGTGTTTGTGGCTCCTGATAAAGAAGGAAAACTTATTCCTTTTGGAAGACTTCAGGATGAAACAAAATCCTATGGCTATATGGCTGGTACTGCTGTAACTGTTACTGATGGCTTGATCAGTAGCGATGTTTCAAATTATGTATTGACTGTTACTCCTACCGCAACTGGATATTCTCTGCAACGTCCGGATGAAAAGTTTATTTATCTGTCAGGAACATATAATAGCTTTAATCTGGGTACTCTTCCGGCAGTTGGTGGTGACTGGAAGTTCTCTCAAAATGCAGATGGTACAACTTCTATCGTGAATGTTGAAAAGAAGAAGACCGTGAAATTGAATGAATATAACGGTTCTTATTCTTATGGTTGTTATCCGCCTTCTACATTCGGCATCTATCTGAATGCGTCGATGAAGGGAAGTGATGGGGATTTCACCTTCCAAAATATCAAGTTGGAAGGCGTCACTTATGCATGGAAATACGATTCACAGAATAATTATTGGAAAGCTTCGGCTTTTGCCGGTGGGGTGAATAATCCTACTGAAAGTTGGTTGGTTTCTACCGAAATTGATTTGTCCGGTGCTACTACTCCGTCACTTTCATTCGATGCTGCCATTAATTTCCTGAATGGCAATAATCGGGCTGATTTTATTGAAGCTAAGATTTCTGCTGATTATGTAGATAACGTTACGACTGCCACTTGGGCTACTCTGAACGCTACATGGTCGGAAGGTAAGAACTGGACTTTTGTTAATTCCGGTGCAATTGATTTGAAAGACTACGTTGGAAAGAAAGTACGCCTTGCATTTGCATATAAGAGTACTTCGGCGTGTGCCCCTACTATAGAGATTAAAAATATAAGTGTTACAGAGCCTAAGAATGGTTATTATGCAGATGTTTATCTGTATAAGGAAGTGCCTGAAAATGAGGTGGAAACGGCTTCTGCTATGATGTTCGCCTCTACGCGTGCTGCTGCCAAATACAACACTTCTGCTGTATACCGGTATGACGCAGCAACCAGCACTTGGAAAGAATACACCACTCCGGATGTCACTGTTGCTGTATTGCAACCTGCTGATTATGCAAAGATGGGAGCTACCTATGTCAGCAAACCGGGAGAAACTTTGCCGATTTATCTGAAGAATGCTTATCCGTATGCTCAGGCAGACTTGACTGTAGCTGTGGTTTATTATAGCAGCAGTAGCCAGGCAATCTCCGCAACCGAGTTCGTTTATGACGGTGCTACTTGGATGGAAACTGCTAAGGTTATGCCTACCACGATGTTATTTATCAAAGCGAATGGTGTATGGAACGAAGCGAGAGTATACTATGCAAATACCTTTATTGGTGATGAAGGTGGATGTACAATTCAAGATGTTGAGTTGGGCGGAAAAGACTATGTTTGGATTCTCGATGCCAAATATGGTTGGAAAGCTACTGGATATTTGGGTGGTAATAAGACTACTGAAAGTTGGTTGCTTATTCCGGAAATCAATTTGAAGGGTGCTTTGACTCCTGTATTAAGATTTGAAGCTGGTCTAAATTATCTGTATGGAGCAAAAGCGGAAGACTATATTAGTGTTTGCGTTTCCACAGATTATACTAATGATGTGACTACTGCTACTTGGGAAAAATTGGAATTTGCAACATGGCCCAATAGCTTTACCTTCATTCCAATGGAAGCTGATTTCAGCAAGTATAATGATAAGGTTATTCGCATAGCTATTAAGTATACGAGTGATGCAACTTGTGCTTCTACGTTTGAAGTTAAGAACTTCTCTCTTCAAGAAGAATAA